tggcagggacatcttccaccatcccagattgctccaagcccatccaacctggccttggacacttccagggatggggcagccacagctgctctgggcaaccagAATAAGATCCCACTGGATTTTATTGTTCAGtaccattttaatttaaatctgttGATtgtacagtaaaaaaaaattcatttgaaattttggaaaatggGAGAAACTCACTAAACAATAAAAGTGCAAATGGTAGTACAGGCAAAAAGTCAACTTACGACATGTTTTGAAACCTTGCAAGCTGACACTACACAAGGTTTTATATTTACTGTATGACCTCTAAGCAGGTAATTTCAATAGAATTTGGATACTCAGGATGTGGCTTGATCATTAGGCTGGAACCACTTAAGAGGACCAGTTCCTGCTTCTCAAAGTGAAAGACAGTGAATGTATTTGTCACCTCTGAGGAGCAATTCCCTGGGAGGATTGCAAAGATCATTTGCTCAGTGTTTTCTGAAGCCATGGATTCCTTTCCCAtaggcacagggctgtgttccTGACAAAGCCAGGCTCAGGTGGATGCAGACACATTGTCCTGCACAGACAGACCCCTTGCAGGGCTTCACAGCCTCTGTTCTCCAGCTTCCATGGACACCAAATTGCTTTTCATTGTGTTCCTCAAGGCAGCTTGTCTGAGACACCCAATAAACATTCCTCATTTCATTACCTGAGTCCTGATCATTAAGGAGAGTGTCACTCATTAGAGTGTGTCACCAATTAAGGCTGACATTCGTTAGCACTTACACTGTTACACCAAATTATCTGCCGTGGATCCCTTGGTTACATCTTCAAGGATTAATGAGCATTGGCCAAAGTCCTGTGAGAAACATCTGGGACAATTCATCCATGAACTTCTCAAGTCTCCAGCGTACAATGGGTTTTCATTGGATGCAGTTATGGCATCTCCACCAGAAAAACATCAATTGAGCGACCACAAGCAGAGATGGTGACGTGGGATGAGGACAGGGGCACTTGGAGAGCGTTCTGGTGGTCACAGCACACTGCCATGGCTTTGCCCTTCCACCAAGGACCCTGGAGAAGTCAGAATAACCATGTTCATCACTTTGTGACATCTCACACTGCCGTGCCTTTGCCCTTCCACCGGCCATTTCCTTCCACCAAGGACTCTGGAGAAGTCAGAATAACCACAGTCATCACTTTGTGACATCTCCCTGAGGTCAGACTGGGCCAGGGTCACCCTATATCCATGAGAGATACAacatttctaaagaaaacataaaatgtgTCCATTGCACACTGCAGGCACTCCCCCAGGAGGAAATGTTCCCGGCTGTAATGGGGTCAGTGCTAATGTCACAGGGGGAAATTGTAccaccagcactcccaggtgATATTTTTAGCTGGGATGAATTGACCTCTGTGAGAGGCCTGAGCggtgcagagaggagcaggagcctcTTCTGTTGGAGGGATTTGGACTGACCAGAGCTTTGTCCCCCCTCAGGGCATCCTCCACAGCATTCTTGGAGCCATCAAAGGTTCCAGCCTTGGCTTCAAAggcttctctccctccctctagctttccctgctccctgcctgggagggCCTTTCGCTGTTCCCTCACCTTCAGCGGGAGTTTTGGAGCAGGAGGGTTGTGCCAATTATAGTTTCCCAGGGAGtgattcttttgttttgctttccagccctttccccGGGGAGCCaggtgggggaggaagggaatatggcctgctgcagggcatgaaagaaaaagggaagagaaagccTGGAGGCCCAGCTGAGGGGGaagaaggagctgggggagggaacagaaagcaaagcaaatgtgCAAATAGCCTCGTTAGGGTAAGGAGGATCCTCTGGCCTGGGATTTGAAAACTTAATTAAACAAAGACTGTGCTGCATCAAAGGGATCCTCTATCTGTAGGGAGAGGGCTGAGAGATCTgaggaattttttccatgtgctgTTCTCTGTTACTCACCAGTAACAGGAGTGTGGGCTCCAGAAGTCTTCCTGTTTCCCTGACAAAAACATCAACTCTTTTTTTATTACCATTAtttttgggttgtgttttttttttttccccttactgCTCTTAGCCCAACAGACCCGAAATCCTGCGAGCTGCTGTGCCGTGAGTGGAAAGCTGGGCACGCCCTGCCGAGAGGAAACGCTCTGACCACACTCAGGgcaaacagagctgctggagaagcagcagctgccaaacGGCTGTTTGCCCTCCCTGGCCTCCCCCACTCAGATACAGGAGGAAATGACACCTCACAGCAAACCACGAAGATTTTGGCACCATCGCACCTGCACTCGGTGCTCCAGGGGCATCACCAGCTCTCTGTCCTTGGGGAAGGAGCCAGCAGACCCATGGCTTCCATCACCATTTCAAGAGGTGAAGTTCAGCTCCAGGCTTCCCCTCCTTTCTGGGTGCTTTTAGCTCTTCTGTGTCACCTCCTTGTCGCTGGGGACAGTCCTGTGCCATCTGGAGAGATGCCAGCAATCTCATTTGGGAAGGGGCAAACTGTTGCAGGAGCAGTTTGAAATCGTGGCCCCTGCGCACTGTGTCACTCCAGAGAAAACTCCCATCTTCCAGGGAATTAAAATTAGAGTTGAACAGCAGTGACTCAGGctcactgttttcattttccattttctgtttccaagCCAGATCTACAGAAGCTCCTGGGACTCACAGCTCTGTCTGAATACGGTAGCAAGGGTGAGTGTTTTGTCCTCCAAAACCTACCCTGAAGCCAAGCCTGGGGCTGGTTCTCTTTTCTGCCCAAAATTGTCTCCAGATGGAATATTTTATGTGTGCAAAACAAATTCAGGTGAAGCTGAGACAAAGCCTCAGGTCCCTTTTGCAGCTTCTGTAACACCCACTGGGCTCTCTGAGCTTATCCCAGGTTCCACAGCGTTGCAGAACTCTCCTGAAGACCTCACCtgagtaaaaacaaaacaaaacaaaaaaaggagggaTGTTTCCCAGCGCCATGAGCCCTGTCTCCATGACAAGGAACTCTCTGGGATCTGCCCCTGCAAGAGGATGTCACTGCGCTGTCAATAGCTCAGACATGAGACCCCAGCAGTGGGAGAAACCTCCCACCTGGAAAGGTGAGGATGAAGGATGAGCAATTAAATGTCATCCAAGTAAAGAAATGTCACACTGATTAATCCCCAAGTGCTGAGTCTTGGGGACATGCTGTGCTTGGTGCTGTGCCTTATTCTAGGTCTATGATATATAAATTACAGTCTGttgtttccctctctctttACATGAAGTCTGATGTAGAGATAAAAGCTTTCACTGtgtaaaaatacatgttttaaaaGTGAGGAAATAAGGGACTTGTACCCTTTAAACAGAAGAGTGTGTGGGAATAAGCTCATGCACTGAAATATATCTAAAAGATCAGGCTTGTGTAAGtctgtttcttcagaaaacagCTTTCACCAAGGTCGGCTGATGGGCAGGATGTGGAAATGGGGTGAATCCACAGGAGCCCCATGACAGCAGGCTCAGAGGAGCCCTTGTGCAGTCGGTTTCTGACTGAAGATGCATCCCCTCCACCAGTTCCTGTTGTGTTTGAGCAGTGACATTTCCCACAAAAGGCCTTTCTGTGGGCAGAACTGTGCCAGTAAATAACTGGTTTTGCTGGTGTCTGGTTTTGCTTGAGGAGCAGCTCTCAGAGATCCTCTTGCAGATAGAAGTGTTCTCCAGTAAATATTATCTGTCTCCTGAGGTatccagagctccaggagcatttggacaataaGTCCAAAGCTCTCAGTCAcatggtgggattttggggtgtcctgtggaGGGCCAGGAATAGATTTTTGATGGTTCTTATGgttcctttccagctcaggatattctgtgattcagtgatcCTTTAAATTTGGCTCACACAGCTGAGGTTTCTTCGAAATCATAACGTATAGAATGTGTTCATTTTCCCCTGAGACTGAAATCTCAGAAACCACAGCAACAGCTTGACTAGAACACCTTACTGCAGACCAGTAGGGTCTTGGATCCTGCTCTGGGGgtttataaaacatttaacCAATGATATTGGACACAGGTGGTAAAAGCAGCGAGTGCGATGCAGCAGGATTTTCCAAACAGCGCAGGATTTTCCAAACACAGCAGGATTTTCCAAACACTCACAAACTTGGAAGAAGGAGGGAAGTGATGTAGCACAAAGCTCCCACATATGTGACATGcacagggctggtttggggacCAGCTTTGGGTCACAATCAAAGCACTGGCTTTGGAATGACACAGGAATTGCTGGCACATCCCaaccccagctctgggaatttGGCTGAGcactctgagctctgcctcGTGCCCTGTGATGGGCCATGTTCAGTTTCTGAATAACACcagaaacaaactgaaaacagattATGTTTGGATGATGTGATTTTTGTGGGCTGTGATTTATAAAATGTGGTGACAGGCTTAACCCCAGGGAAGAAGTGCTTGAATGGAGCAGGTAACATGTCCTAGGTGAGTGCTGAGTGCTCTGTTTGCTTTGCAGCAGGTGAGCTGACTTCTGAATAAATCCTTTGTTCCCAAGTCTGTCACCTGGAATGATCTTCATACATCATGTGTAACTTTGGTATGAAATTAAAAGTTATGTTAGGATTACAAGCTTGTCCAAGTTGCTCTCTAatatttgttctgtttctttttaaaatatccattATTGCAAAACTTAAATCGTGTTTGAAATGCACATTATGTGATGTGAGGGGTTCTAGGAATGCTGCAAACCCCCTTGGAGAAGGGAGGTGAGTGCTGGAAATCACCTTCTCAAAGAAGTCACAAAGTGAAATGGCTGAACAGCTCCAACCctcaaattatttcctttgtttgtgTTGCCTCAGGAAATTAGCCATCAGCTAATTTAGATTACAACGGATTAGATTTCCTTAATTAAAGGCAGGTAACTCTCAGATAACTGTATACACAATAAAGATACTTTGGAGCATTCATTACCTCAAAGTCATTGTTGTGTTTCTGTCCCTTGGCCAGTTTTCACCCTTTGAGGATTTTATTGAGaaaaagctcttaaaaataaCGGGGGATGCtgcaaaagattttgaaaattcCAATTAATTATATCAGctggttgtttttaattccaGTTGGGTTTCTGGAATTCTGGTAGACAAGGACATCCCATGCTCTGCTCAGTTCCTGTTTGGAAAGCAGAGTCAACAAGCATTAATTTGTACTCAAAATGCCTTTTTGTGTATTACGTGATTAAAACTATTATTAATTATACGTGTACCAGATAAATTTGTCTTCTCTGGCCCATGACAAAGAGTTGAAGTCTGGATTAAACTCAGCCTGGCTGTAAGGGGAGGTTTTTGGGAGGTTATTGCAGCAACAACCCTGGGTGGATTTCTTATTTTAcctgaaaacagaaatcagGAGGTTTGTTATCAAAGGCAACCCCTTTGGAACAAGTTCATTGTTTAATTAGAGGTTAAAACCCCATGTTGTATGTACAAATGTTGTGTATGAATGAGAGTTTGGCAAAGCACATCAACAGCACTGTGTATTTGTAACTGAAACTCCTCCGTTCAAatccttctcattttctctagttcagaaaaaaaaaaaaaatcagttccgTCCTTTGTGCCTCAGTAAGCAAAGCCCGGAcataaagtttaaaatttaCCAAAAACTTCGGCTTACAGCAGTTTGCTCAACACACCTATTTAAAGCTCAGGGGCAGAAACGGGTCTGAGAGAATCGAAGCGTTCAGAGGTGTAAACCCTACCTGGAGGGACCTCATCGGGCCAGAGacacaaggaaataaaactttatttttcacGTCAGCCGGAaaatcagcagctctggggctgtgaccgCTCCGGATTCCAGGGCCCGGGCGGGGCCCCCTCAGCGCTCCCGCCATTGCCGCCAAcagcccgcccgcccgcgcgcGAGCGCGCCGTGACGCCGCCTGTCAATCAGCGCAACGGCGCCCTCTGATTCGCTGTCGCCCGGCATCACGTGGGAGAGGACTGGCGTTATATAAACGCGGGCGGGGTCGTTTCTAGCCGCCATTTTGTCCAGTGAGGAAAAGCGGAGCTGGGGTCTCGCTGAGGGTCGAGTCGGCTGAGTTTAGCGCGGGCTCCCTTCGCGCGCCCTCCCTCTAAGCACCGGTGAGGATCTTCACCCCGGAGGGCGGGGGGGGAGGCGGCTGCCGCGGTCTTGGTGCCCGGCAGGGCGGATGGAAGCGGCGGCGGCAAACAAAGAGCAGCCGCCATTTTGTAACGCCGGGCCTGGGGCGGCGGCTGCCGCGGCCCTGAGCGGAACcgggcggggaggcggcgggtTGCCGGGAGGAGCCCGTTCTCGGCCTGTTCCCCGCGGGGTGTGAGGCCAGGCGGGGTGGGAAGTGCCGCGGGGGCGGTGTGGCGCCGGCCCGTCCGCCAGTGGCAGCGCCGGTCCCTCAAAGCGCGCCGAGGAGCGGCTCCGGAGCGAGTCCCCGAGCATTGcccgcggggctcggcgggaGATGGCGCTGCCCACCCCCTTGGTGCGCGGATCGCCCTGATCCTAATCCCGATCCGGGAACAATGGAGCCTCCCCCGCGCAGCGCCCTCTGCAGACCCCCGTGCGCTAAGCGGGAAAAAAGGCGGAAAGACCTTCCCCCCACAAATCTAAACAGTAAAAGTAACCGAAATTCCTCGAAATAGTGAATTTTGATCACACTGTGGCATACCAGCTATCTTGTTGGGTTTTAAGTTTTCTCTCACCCCGCTCGCCCGTTCCAAACAGTGTCTCCATCACAATGCATCACTGCTCAAGTTTCAGGGGGAAGTAGCCAACAGAGTGATTTCCCTTGGAAGTCAACAAGCACATGCGCTGGGTTAAATATATGtgaacttctttttttcttgtcctaGCAATGCATCGTGATTCTTGTCCGCTGGACTGCAAGGTCTATGTGGGTAACCTTGGAAACAATGGCAACAAAACAGAATTAGAGCGAGCTTTTGGCTACTATGGACCACTGCGCAGTGTATGGGTGGCGAGAAATCCTCCTGGGTTTGCCTTTGTGGAGTTTGAAGATCCCCGAGATGCAGCTGATGCAGTAAGAGAGCTAGATGGAAGGTAAAGTGTGCTTGGCTTGGCTGGTCAAAATATGGGACATTATAGAAGTGATACAGTTTTAAATTGTGAAACTTAAACTGCGGGACTAAAGTCTTGATGCATTTCTTATGCGCTGTTTTGTATGGTACTATAAGGGTGTTCTTATGGTGCAGCaatggaatcccagaatggtttgggctggaaggaacctcaaaGATCATTCAGTCCCACTCTCCCCgtgggcagggacgccttccactgtcccaggctgctccaggtcccattcagcctggccttgggcacttcaggaatccaggagcagccacagctgctctgggcaccctgtgccggggcctgcccaccctcacagggaataattccttcccaatatcccacctatccctgctctccttcatGAATAGCATTGTAatgtttaattttgcatttcccaGTTGAACTCCCAAGTTAGGAATTATTTGCATCTCTTTGTGTGTTAATTAAATTGCAGATGGTGTTATTATAAAGAGGTAAAACTGATTGTGGAGACTCTCCTTtgctctttccctgcctgctttACTGGCACAGCAGTTTTGAGAAGCAGCCAATCCTTTTGTCTGCcaaagaatcccagaatggtttgggctggaagcCCATCCGGTTCCAcccactgctgtgggcagggacaccttccactgggtagcctgggctgctccatgcctgtccaacctggccttggacacttccagggaagggaagtgcTCCAGCTGACTCTGGGCACTGTGCTTTGatgacaaaacatttttcccttttgcattGTTTTTCCACCTTGTGGATCACGTATCCTTTATTCCACGCTGCCTTCTCCCTGGCAGTGCTAACCAGAGTGCCCCTCTCCCCAGAACGCTGTGTGGATGTCGCGTCCGGGTGGAGCTCTCCAACGGGGAGAAGCGGAGTCGGAACCGCGGCCCCCCTCCGTCGTGGGGCCGGCGCCCTCGGGATGACTATCGCAGGAGGAGTCCCCCTCCTCGGCGCAGGTACCTGGGCACAGTGCACTCCTAGAGCCCTTGGCACAGTTACCACCTAGCATCCTAGGAGCAGGCTTGTTAAAGGCATGTTGATGGATGGCATTCATCTATCTGATCATGATTCGGAAATGACAGAtgctaaaaaaggaaaaaacccaaaccacccccccACAAAATCGAGGTGAATTTGAGTTGTGTTGAATGTTGTTGGCTTTTGTCCATAGGTGACTGTGCAGTTGGTAGTCAGTGCCCTCTGTCCTGGGCTTATTCTCCTTCCTCTTAAAACCTGCTCATCTTCTAGTCACACTTTGCCTTTCTTCCCCATACTTCAACTTAGGCTGTTCCTTTCCTTTACTCCATATTGGCAAAACATGACATACAGCAGTATAGCATTTCCATACCAATGGGTTTTTCCACTTTGTTTGCAGAACTAAAATCCTTCCCAAGCAGGCAGCTGTTTAATAATAGATTGAGTAACAGTTGCTCTAAACATCTGGAATCTTGACACTTTAGTGTTAGCGTGGAAATAAAGCATCGTGTGACGATCCTGTCACTTGAAGTTTGCAAACCCAGCTCTAGCATAtagcaggatttttgggaactGGCACGTTCTTGGACCCAGACTAGTTTGTCTGGCAGTTTAAGTGTGCACCGTGGTTTTTACAGGACTGAATTTGCCTGTGGCAGGTGAGTGAAGTCCTCCTGAGCCAGGGTTTCAAAGCTTACCCTTttgctgttgaaaaaaaaaataacacattaGGAGTATTTGTTAGCTAATAGATGGTTGTACTGATggcttgtttttcattttttttatgcttttttggTCCAtctattaataaaaatgaaccCGTTACAGAGTCACCATCATGTCTCTTCTCACCACCCTCTGAGTCTGCATTAGCCAGCCAACTAGCCCTTTCAGCGTCATGTGACCAGCGCGCCCCATGCAGCTTGGCTGGTGTCGTTTCACATGACCCAGGCATGGCCAGTCGTCAGGTTGCACCGCCCTTTGGTTCCCGAGCatgctgttttctctcagcCTTCTCTCCAACCTTAACCAAATCGGCAGCAGCCACCTCGACCGCCCACACATTCCCGGCCAATCAGCTCAGCTGTTTATTTACCAAATGTCTTCACAACAACTACAGCAGCAGCCTTCGGCTAacaaaaaagcaggaaaaatccacAACACCCCCTTCGCCAACCAACTAAATACAACGCAACATCTGGCAAAACCTTTTCAGCAAATTCTTCTTGGCAGTCAGTCCGGCAGCCTCACCTCACCATTTCTAGCTTGTTGAAACCAAAGACTTGTAAGTTTTTCCTGCTTATACAGTTTACTGCTGGTTAAAATAAGGAGTAAGCGGCTTATAAGTAATTACTTTTCTCAATCAAAGGCTGGCTGTGCATAATTGAGTGGTAACGTACATATGTTGCTTGAGAAAACTTTTAAGGGTGATATGGAAGCTCTTACACTGTGAATAATGTAAAAACCAGGATATTTGCATGTGAGATGCCAAactaaatttttaataaagctCTAACAAATGTAGCTTTTCCTTGCCACAAAAATCCTATCACCTTTAAATGGTTTTACTAACAGTTTTCAAAACTTAAAACAATTACTTTTTGGGATGAACTGGGCCGAGCTAAggttatattttttaattttttattttttataagaaaatagTCTAAACACACTCTATGGCATTAAAAATGACAATCACAAATATGCAGTTCTAATGTAGCACTTAATGGCATTATCAATATTGACACTGAGcgcattttcacttttttttttccacttgatATCTCTTATGTCTTGTTATGGACCTTTTTGGCTTGCATGGGTTCCAAAACATTTGCtctgtgctattttttttttttttttggaaccACCTGTGGGACTTTGGTGTGGTGTTCTGGGCAGTGTATTTAGTTGAAATGGAAAGTGTTGCATTGGACAACTCTGCTCTGACGCGTTCTTAGTTAAGTGAATTCGTGGTTGGAAACGTGCTGTTCACACTGAGCTTGGTTTTACTGCCTAATCTTTCCATGCCTTTTACTGGATGATGGATGCCAGTTATTCGTGGCACGTTCCCTGGGCCCAACAATGAGTTTGACAAGTTGGGAAGTGCCTCAGCCCATTAAAGCTCAAAGAATGGATCAAGTGCCTCACATTTGGTTTTCTGGTTCTAGATCACCGCGAAGGAGAAGCTTCTCCCGGAGCCGCAGCAGGTACTGATCCCTTCCCTACCCCGTGgactgctccagcctggggggcTGAAAAGAACAGCCCAAAACAGCTCCATGTGTGGGCTGTGCACAATCAGTAGTTtgttaaaacagaaacagatttgCTTCTGTCATATTGCTTGCCTGGAATTACTGAGCTGTTTGAGATTCCAGGAAGAGCAGTGGAAGGATACTGAGAACAGAAGTCATTTCCgttctgcagctgcctggcatCTTCTGTCAGTTTTCCCCAAAGTTTAAGTGTTAATGTGGTACTCTCTCACGGATACTGTGAGCAAAGGGTCATTGAGCCCTGATGTGGGAAAAGACAATTAAGGTTAATTCCAGGCATAAATCAGAATGTGATTTGAGTGggattctgaaaaaaaaaaaaacaacaaaaaaaccaaaacccaaacacacaaaaaaatttttacaaAGTTTACTACATGCCTGTTTATAGTACATTATAAGCTGTTGGCTCAGGCTGATCATTCTTCCCTCAAGAAAAGGTTAATAGCAGCATGGGTAACAGGTTTCCCCTGGTTGAACAGTTAGAAACCTTCACTCCTGAAGGGAAGCTCCTCAGGGAGCCTCCTTGGCCGGATGAAGCTTTGCTCTGATGGTGTGCTGTTGTGGTCTGTCCCAGGTCCCTCTCCAGAGACAGAAGAAGAGAGAGATCACTCTCACGGGAGAGGAACCACAAGCCCTCTCGCTCCTTCTCCAGGTCTCGCAGGTAAGGAGAGCCTTCAGTGTTTGTGGTTCTGAGTAAATGTGAAAGTAACTTAGTGCCTTGTTGGAGAATCACCTCTAGTGTCAGGAGATTCTTCAccttaaaacaacaaaatactcagttttattaaatgaacagtatttttaaaatgcttaagTATCACCTGCTGATTGTGGCTGGGGGGCTTAAAGGAAAATCTGTTCCTGACACCTGATCCTAACCTTACCTGTCTGTTGTTCTTCAGTCGCTCCAGGTCAAATGAGAGGAAATAGGactgtgggaaggagctgtgtaCAGGAAGTCATGAGATCCGAGGCCAGGAGTATGTACAgaacattgttttgttttgagactTCATAAAGCTtggtgcatttttaaaatgttttagctGTTGAACTTGCTTTGTTCCTTGTATCTTGTAACAGGTGGCATATGTAAAGATGTGAATCTGTATATGGTTCTGAGCAGATCCTATGATTTGTAATATTAATGGTTTTCCAATGTACCATTAGACATGAGGGGTGTGTATGTGGAATGGCAAATGATCTGTGTTGTGtagctgggagagctgggctgggggtggctggggctcagctcaAGAAGTGTGCAGGGATGGTGTGTTCCTTGTGGGAtcaggccaggagcagagcaggacacaggtgCTCCATAGCCCATGTCTGGGAAAGGGAGTAGTGAGGCAGGGGGAGGGTAAGGGTTGGGGGCTGCAGCTTCATCCAGCTCCAGTTCTGACTGAGCTGCTTTATAttccataaattaaaattttgtagCTATAGGGTCAGTTAATTTTGTACTCGGTATGAGTAGAGTCCTTAATTAGGTGATTGTTGATTGACCATGTATTCCAGAAGCTCTGAATAGACCAAATCCACAGCAGAACTGACACCTGGAGTGGATGTGTTATGTCTAATGGTACATTGTAAACATTAGTtattaaacatttctttacTGTATAAGAATTTTCATGTCACTTGTAAAATGTCTTTTGTGAAATCCTTGGGATTAAAGTTTTGGTTACAACTCGTTGTTCAGTATTTAACTTGTCCCTGACTGTGACAGTCACCCCACCTGGCTGTAACACAGCTGGGAAGTGTCCAGCACAGCTGTACCTGCTCACCTGTCCGTGGTGAGGTGCAGTCTCACTCTACCATGGCAGTCTGTTTTACAGGTCCAGCTGGGGTGCTCAGTAGCTAATGCCACCTGACTCCTTGCCTGACAGGGAGCCCTGTAGTGATTCCTTGGAAAACCAGCTGGAGATGCAAAGGTTCACCATGAACTCTGTATGCCAGCTGGGGGTTGGGAACAGCAGTTAAGGTATTCATCCCATCTCAGTCTGGAAACCAAAATTTACCCTGAAGATTCACTTTCTGTAGAAATGCAGCATGGCTGGAGAGCAGGTGGAGCTGCCACACTGCCCAAGGACTCCCTTGCACCTGAATCCCAGATTGCTCCATTGGTTCAGTTGTGTGGTTTAGATGAAATCCCTCATGATAAACACTGGTGGTGTGTGactgtgctcacaggggtcttaggatgagggaagagaagaggatCTGcctccatgtttcagaaggctgatttattattttattatatatattacattaaaactgtactaaaagattagaagaaataatttcttctttttctattctcagctagccttctgatgaaatcctaacaaaggcttgtggctcagacagagtccaagccagctgactgtgattggccattaattagaaacaaccccatgagaccaatcacagatgcacctgttgcattccacagcagcagataaccattgtttacattttgttcctgaggcctctcagcttctcaggaggaaaaatactaaggaaaggattttttataaaagatgtCTGTAACAGTGGTGGAGTTTCCTTTGCTTGGTGGTTTCCAGGCAGGGACAAGGGAGACAGTGAAGCATAAGGGAaggaggtgctggtgctgctgagctcagggtCTGGATTGATTTAGTTTTTTAATAACAGTGTTGGTTGGGCTgggtcttgaaggtctcttccaacccctCTGAGGTTGTGTTGATGAGTTAAAGACTTGAGTGTTGCTGTGTCTCCCACCTGTCCCAGAAACGCAGGGTGGCCGCAGGTGCTGCGAGAGGCACTCACAGGCCGAactgcccctggagctgggatccaGCGGTgagctgggaatgcccaggCCCGTCCCGCCTTTTGCAGGGCCCCGTTTCACCTGCGCAGGGTGAGAACAGCGGGTGGAGCCGGCTCGGGCCGTGCAGTGCCGCTGGTGCCCGGCAGAGGTCAGCACGCCTCTGGCCCGGGGCCTGTTCTTCGCTCTCCGgatgccccagcccagctccgggtggggccggggggctgcccggggctccagcccagctccgggtggggccgggggctgcccggggctccagcccagctccgggtggggccgggggctgcccctggccctgctcagttcctttccctttccctacGTGCCTCTGGCAGTGTCGGATGTGCAGAAGGGTCACGG
The sequence above is a segment of the Camarhynchus parvulus chromosome 26, STF_HiC, whole genome shotgun sequence genome. Coding sequences within it:
- the SRSF3 gene encoding serine/arginine-rich splicing factor 3 — its product is MHRDSCPLDCKVYVGNLGNNGNKTELERAFGYYGPLRSVWVARNPPGFAFVEFEDPRDAADAVRELDGRTLCGCRVRVELSNGEKRSRNRGPPPSWGRRPRDDYRRRSPPPRRRSPRRRSFSRSRSRSLSRDRRRERSLSRERNHKPSRSFSRSRSRSRSNERK